One stretch of Thermococcus sp. DNA includes these proteins:
- a CDS encoding DUF998 domain-containing protein: MKKLVWAGFAGGLTYWLFVAWSISRNPWFSFMKNALSDLGGPNANSPWIYNVGLIVSSVFIMGFAVYLILTSRNRLQTVGGAYISVSAIFLTLIGVFHEGTKPHVFVSTYFFFQFFLGILIYGLGSGNTVKRGSLLLFALAVVGVLVRWPSTALLETYEILLLMAFTLLVALWGDVK; encoded by the coding sequence ATGAAAAAACTTGTGTGGGCAGGTTTTGCGGGAGGTCTAACTTACTGGCTCTTCGTTGCATGGAGTATTTCTAGAAACCCCTGGTTTTCCTTCATGAAAAACGCACTGAGTGACCTCGGGGGGCCAAACGCAAACTCGCCCTGGATTTACAACGTGGGTCTCATAGTCTCGTCGGTTTTCATAATGGGCTTCGCCGTATATCTTATCCTAACGTCGAGGAACAGGCTCCAAACCGTTGGAGGGGCCTACATAAGTGTTTCCGCAATTTTTCTGACCCTGATAGGGGTTTTCCATGAAGGAACGAAACCCCACGTCTTTGTGTCCACATACTTTTTCTTCCAGTTCTTTTTGGGGATTCTAATATACGGCCTTGGCTCTGGAAACACCGTCAAGAGGGGGTCCCTTTTACTTTTTGCGCTCGCCGTTGTAGGTGTCCTTGTTAGGTGGCCCTCGACGGCTTTATTGGAGACATATGAAATACTCCTTCTGATGGCCTTTACACTTCTCGTTGCTCTTTGGGGTGATGTGAAATGA
- a CDS encoding hydrogenase subunit MbhD domain-containing protein, whose amino-acid sequence MIEIHLLILAIVVSFGFVFSYLAMKEHDLLKALALSSVQSTFFALGFYILAAPDIVLAYLAIAVGAYTALVILAISKTERYEVGE is encoded by the coding sequence ATGATTGAGATTCACCTCCTAATCCTTGCAATAGTCGTTTCCTTCGGCTTCGTCTTCAGCTATCTGGCCATGAAGGAGCACGACCTGCTCAAGGCCCTAGCATTGAGCTCGGTTCAGTCCACTTTCTTTGCCCTCGGCTTCTACATACTGGCCGCACCGGACATAGTCCTTGCATACCTCGCGATAGCGGTTGGAGCCTACACAGCGTTGGTAATCCTCGCTATAAGCAAGACCGAGAGATACGAGGTGGGAGAATGA
- a CDS encoding DUF1743 domain-containing protein: MLIHIGIDDTDSPNGMCTTYLGALLYRELSRLAEPVDLPRLIRLNPNIPYKTRGNGAVAMSFEAKDDVIPEIKDTVLFYVNQLADFTHENTNPGVAFLEGDIPRELREFSLKALREHVTIEEAEEVARRVGAEVFKFKLGRGIIGALASIGYPLEKFTYELLAYREPENLGTPR, from the coding sequence ATGCTCATCCACATCGGCATCGACGACACGGATTCGCCAAACGGCATGTGCACGACCTACCTCGGCGCGCTCCTTTACAGGGAGCTTTCCCGGCTAGCGGAGCCCGTGGATTTGCCCAGACTGATAAGGCTCAACCCGAACATCCCCTACAAAACCCGGGGCAACGGAGCGGTCGCGATGAGCTTCGAGGCGAAGGATGACGTTATCCCGGAAATCAAGGACACCGTTCTCTTCTACGTAAACCAGCTCGCCGACTTCACCCACGAGAACACCAACCCCGGCGTTGCATTCCTTGAGGGAGATATCCCAAGAGAGCTCCGCGAGTTCTCGCTTAAAGCCCTGAGGGAGCACGTTACGATTGAAGAGGCCGAGGAAGTTGCCAGAAGGGTTGGGGCCGAGGTTTTCAAGTTCAAGCTGGGAAGGGGGATAATAGGGGCGCTCGCTTCGATAGGCTACCCACTTGAGAAGTTCACCTACGAGCTTTTAGCTTATCGCGAGCCCGAAAACTTGGGAACGCCGAGAAG
- a CDS encoding sodium:proton antiporter, with the protein MISLILAYITLTLFGMILLGIYGVATRSNLIKKIIMLNVMGDAINMLFILIGYRLVFPVFPPIYEKHITFQEFLNRAVDPVPQALVLTAIVIGMAMNILLATYAIQFYRLHGTVDARDIAEIMGGESE; encoded by the coding sequence ATGATTAGCCTTATTCTCGCCTATATCACGCTGACCCTCTTCGGCATGATACTCCTTGGAATCTATGGCGTGGCAACGCGCTCCAACCTGATTAAGAAGATAATCATGCTCAACGTCATGGGCGACGCGATAAACATGCTTTTTATCCTCATCGGCTACCGTCTCGTCTTCCCCGTCTTTCCCCCAATATACGAGAAGCACATAACCTTTCAGGAGTTCCTCAACAGAGCCGTTGACCCCGTTCCACAGGCCCTCGTCCTGACGGCCATAGTTATTGGAATGGCCATGAACATACTTCTCGCGACGTATGCAATCCAGTTCTACCGCCTCCACGGAACGGTTGATGCCAGGGACATAGCTGAAATCATGGGGGGTGAGAGCGAATGA
- the mnhG gene encoding monovalent cation/H(+) antiporter subunit G yields the protein MILEDVIFIIGSIAILLGAIYDLIAAIGLLRFNDFYMRTHAATVGTVGGAALPVFGAGLVALVYHPLGSQRLFMAGIAFTVGVLILLIAPTGTHSLVSAVYFGRVGKKPPLVVDQLEEDLPKREDVAELVREHEELPGEEEEPKFTFRRLVR from the coding sequence ATGATTCTCGAGGACGTAATCTTCATCATAGGCTCAATAGCGATACTCCTTGGGGCAATCTACGACCTCATAGCGGCCATAGGGTTGCTTCGCTTCAACGATTTCTACATGAGAACCCACGCCGCCACAGTCGGAACCGTTGGAGGTGCCGCTTTGCCCGTATTTGGAGCGGGACTCGTTGCCCTCGTCTACCACCCCCTCGGAAGCCAGAGGTTATTCATGGCGGGCATAGCCTTCACCGTCGGAGTTTTAATCCTCCTCATAGCTCCAACCGGAACGCACTCGCTCGTTTCGGCCGTTTACTTTGGAAGGGTCGGCAAAAAGCCCCCGCTGGTAGTTGACCAGCTTGAGGAGGACCTGCCAAAGAGGGAAGACGTTGCTGAACTCGTCCGCGAGCACGAGGAGTTGCCCGGTGAGGAGGAAGAGCCCAAGTTCACCTTCAGGAGGCTGGTGAGATGA
- a CDS encoding Na(+)/H(+) antiporter subunit B: MKRDVLVAISFLLAFLFIAYAVTVKNVLGLGGAELRPLGEFYLSHAFAHEGLTSHSPEVVTAIVWNYRGFDTLFETFVFFLAIMGAFSVLRLTNEQEKLVRELEAREPHRHMDLITRATTKLVVVMIVAISASIALHGHLTPGGGFQGGSAMAVASLLLFAVFSKFTLERKGLNLSHTVSAYALGLGLILATVLAPVFLYGGKVLEINLLPGETGLFNLDVGEYTAVTFGFLTVFLVLGVSEWIFKTILRGEADD, translated from the coding sequence ATGAAGCGCGACGTGCTGGTTGCCATCTCGTTCCTGCTGGCGTTCCTCTTTATCGCCTACGCCGTAACGGTCAAAAACGTTCTTGGCCTCGGCGGAGCCGAACTAAGGCCACTCGGTGAGTTCTACCTTAGCCACGCCTTTGCCCACGAGGGCTTAACAAGTCACAGCCCCGAGGTGGTAACGGCAATAGTCTGGAACTACCGTGGCTTCGATACGCTCTTCGAGACCTTCGTGTTCTTTCTGGCAATAATGGGAGCCTTCAGCGTGTTGAGACTCACGAATGAGCAGGAAAAACTTGTGAGAGAGCTTGAAGCGAGGGAACCTCATAGACACATGGACTTAATAACACGGGCCACCACGAAGCTCGTTGTCGTGATGATAGTGGCCATCTCAGCTTCGATAGCACTCCACGGACACCTAACCCCCGGTGGAGGTTTCCAGGGTGGTTCGGCTATGGCAGTCGCTTCACTGCTCCTCTTTGCCGTGTTCAGCAAGTTCACCCTTGAGAGGAAGGGGCTGAACCTCAGCCATACGGTTTCAGCCTACGCACTTGGGCTGGGGCTTATCCTCGCCACGGTCCTCGCTCCGGTGTTCCTCTACGGTGGAAAGGTCCTAGAGATAAACCTCTTACCCGGTGAGACAGGTCTCTTCAACCTCGACGTTGGCGAATACACCGCGGTGACCTTTGGGTTCCTGACGGTTTTCCTGGTCCTCGGTGTCTCGGAGTGGATATTCAAGACCATTCTAAGGGGGGAGGCCGATGATTAG
- a CDS encoding SLC13 family permease, with amino-acid sequence MREFLIREWFLTLLMVLYVALAVIDNSLPKRTPGLIDWGSLSLIMALIITSKGLELSGIFGKLAPKLVEKANHSGKRLLFLLLPTIAFSSAVIMNDTAMLVFIPLVVALSELSGLDKAKAVTLSAISANVGSALTPIGNPQNIIIWHRYKLGFTTFTLGMLPFVLLWLGILMTFVLISREERLTLESIPGVAFRRNLFLLSLLTLITDVYLGETGKHYLALLITLVVFLLFEREVLLSFDWALVLTFAFIFADFNELSILLQSLGLSFPREGALLILTSAGVSQLISNVPATVVFLNSNPHWLPLAVGVNAGGNGVIAGSIANLIALRIARISVRDFHRYSVPYFLLSLAVAIVAFDF; translated from the coding sequence CTGAGGGAGTTCCTAATCAGGGAGTGGTTCCTGACCCTTCTTATGGTGCTTTACGTAGCTCTGGCTGTCATAGATAACTCGCTCCCGAAGAGAACCCCCGGGCTGATAGACTGGGGAAGTTTGAGTCTCATAATGGCGTTGATAATAACTTCAAAGGGACTTGAACTGTCCGGAATATTTGGAAAGCTCGCGCCAAAACTCGTTGAGAAGGCGAACCATTCCGGAAAAAGGCTTCTTTTTCTCCTTCTCCCCACGATAGCCTTTTCCTCGGCGGTGATAATGAACGACACGGCAATGCTGGTTTTCATTCCACTTGTCGTTGCCCTCTCTGAGCTTTCGGGTCTGGATAAGGCGAAGGCTGTGACGCTCTCGGCAATCTCAGCGAACGTCGGCTCGGCCCTAACGCCAATCGGCAACCCTCAGAACATAATAATCTGGCACAGATACAAACTCGGCTTCACGACCTTTACTCTGGGAATGCTTCCCTTCGTTCTCCTCTGGCTTGGGATTCTCATGACCTTCGTTCTCATCTCGCGTGAGGAAAGGTTAACCCTTGAGTCAATCCCTGGAGTGGCCTTCCGGAGGAACCTGTTTCTCCTTTCACTTTTAACCCTCATCACAGACGTTTATCTGGGGGAAACGGGAAAGCATTACCTTGCCCTTCTTATCACGCTGGTTGTTTTCCTCTTGTTTGAAAGGGAAGTCCTTCTAAGCTTTGACTGGGCCCTGGTTCTGACGTTTGCCTTTATCTTTGCGGACTTCAACGAGCTTTCCATCCTCCTCCAGAGTTTAGGACTGTCCTTTCCCAGAGAGGGGGCGCTTTTAATCCTGACCTCCGCGGGTGTAAGCCAATTAATCAGCAACGTCCCCGCGACGGTGGTCTTTCTGAACTCTAATCCGCACTGGCTTCCCCTCGCGGTTGGTGTAAACGCCGGAGGAAACGGGGTTATAGCGGGCTCCATCGCTAACCTCATAGCCCTTCGGATAGCCCGGATTTCGGTGAGGGATTTCCACAGATACTCAGTCCCTTACTTCCTCCTATCCCTTGCGGTGGCCATTGTGGCGTTTGATTTTTAA
- a CDS encoding hydrogenase 4 subunit D, translating to MIGLLATLTFTVPLIGGLILFKLDERKADVVMLASLLIALITQLGVAFLYLTNHEELIHVTYLRSSQFGEVYGLIIDPMSVLIGTVVAVAGFIFMFYGVEYMSERNVGHPGGKGRGLFYAWMTLFEGATLGFIYSSTFLGLLIFFELMGLACWGVVSYYNTKEARRAGFKAFIIPNVGAMIGFYSAIYIGLTQLHDLSLFSLSQVSPDVKPWLFIALLIAGYTKSAQFPTYSWIPDAMEAPTPASAFLHGAAMVEMGVYLVARVLQFIGSLPVWVFYFMAVMVSFTLLIPILNYPVQKDAKRLLAYSTVAEAGIMFSGLTYAVLGLTGKAPGFDIGLKAAMFQLTTHAFVKGLGFLTAGTFTYSLRTLDLRRISGLREILPVNGLAWTVALLGLAGLPPMGIAFSKAELITNLSLIRVSPLAWLPILMVLTDSVVFLWVGLKWIIRNVFGRPNVEKASTHPIITASLVALIVLTLVSAYLAYPLVEEITFYGVIP from the coding sequence ATGATAGGCCTTCTTGCAACGCTGACCTTCACAGTTCCTCTCATCGGTGGTCTAATCCTCTTTAAGCTCGACGAGAGGAAAGCAGACGTAGTAATGCTTGCCTCCCTGTTAATCGCCCTGATAACTCAGCTGGGGGTCGCGTTCCTCTATCTGACCAACCATGAGGAGCTAATCCACGTAACCTACCTTAGAAGTTCCCAGTTCGGTGAGGTCTATGGGCTAATAATCGACCCCATGAGCGTTCTAATCGGGACGGTTGTGGCCGTTGCAGGTTTCATATTCATGTTCTACGGCGTGGAATACATGAGTGAGCGAAACGTTGGTCACCCCGGTGGGAAGGGCAGGGGGCTCTTCTACGCCTGGATGACGCTCTTTGAGGGAGCTACCCTCGGTTTCATCTACTCCTCAACTTTCCTCGGTCTTCTCATCTTCTTCGAACTTATGGGCCTGGCATGTTGGGGTGTTGTCAGCTATTACAACACCAAAGAGGCGAGGAGGGCGGGCTTCAAGGCCTTCATAATACCGAACGTCGGGGCAATGATAGGCTTCTACTCGGCGATATACATCGGCCTGACCCAGCTCCACGATTTAAGCCTGTTCTCACTCTCGCAGGTTTCCCCCGATGTAAAGCCCTGGCTCTTCATAGCCCTCCTAATAGCCGGCTACACCAAGAGCGCCCAGTTTCCCACTTATTCCTGGATTCCCGATGCCATGGAGGCCCCAACGCCGGCAAGTGCCTTCCTACACGGAGCGGCGATGGTCGAGATGGGTGTTTACCTCGTTGCCAGGGTTCTCCAGTTCATAGGAAGCCTTCCCGTCTGGGTCTTTTATTTCATGGCGGTAATGGTGTCCTTCACGCTCCTGATTCCAATACTCAACTATCCAGTCCAGAAGGACGCGAAAAGGCTTCTGGCCTATTCGACCGTCGCTGAGGCAGGAATAATGTTTTCCGGTTTAACCTATGCGGTTCTGGGCCTGACGGGCAAGGCACCGGGGTTTGATATAGGCCTTAAGGCCGCGATGTTCCAGCTCACTACTCATGCTTTCGTCAAAGGACTTGGATTTCTAACCGCGGGAACCTTCACGTACTCCCTCAGAACGCTCGACCTGAGGAGGATAAGCGGGCTCAGGGAGATTTTGCCTGTAAACGGTCTTGCTTGGACAGTTGCACTTCTGGGACTGGCGGGACTTCCTCCTATGGGAATAGCCTTCAGCAAGGCCGAGCTTATTACAAACCTCAGCCTGATCAGGGTTTCTCCTCTCGCGTGGCTTCCAATCTTGATGGTTCTAACGGATTCTGTGGTGTTCCTCTGGGTCGGCCTCAAGTGGATTATCCGGAACGTCTTTGGAAGGCCAAACGTCGAGAAGGCCTCAACGCACCCCATCATAACCGCTTCCCTCGTGGCTTTAATAGTCCTGACCCTGGTTTCAGCCTACCTGGCCTATCCCCTCGTTGAGGAGATAACCTTTTACGGGGTGATACCATGA
- a CDS encoding monovalent cation/H+ antiporter complex subunit F, producing the protein MNVESVFLNVLYFAAVIYTLAFVLYGIRAIKGPTTADIILAVDCLSFDMAAFMVILGIYFKSIMLASGAIILALWAFMLDIYYTKYVLYGEVEV; encoded by the coding sequence ATGAACGTTGAAAGCGTTTTCCTGAACGTCCTTTACTTCGCGGCGGTTATCTATACTCTGGCCTTCGTTCTATACGGAATAAGGGCCATTAAAGGTCCCACAACAGCTGACATTATCTTGGCTGTGGACTGCCTGTCCTTTGACATGGCGGCCTTCATGGTGATACTGGGAATTTACTTCAAGTCCATAATGCTCGCCAGCGGTGCCATAATCCTCGCCCTCTGGGCTTTTATGCTCGACATCTACTACACCAAGTACGTCCTCTACGGGGAGGTGGAAGTATGA
- a CDS encoding Na+/H+ antiporter subunit E has product MNPLRRFSPATFFIVLVTYLFYTGSATEYDIVTGSIVALIVSFIVGHWIVKDELKFFSPRRWAYAVFFALRYFLIEETKTHIDVAKRVFTLKANPGIVRIPLEVENDYGKVLVANSITNTPGTVVVDISDDGKWLYVHWIDVSTLDEKEVKENVVAYFEDYARKIFD; this is encoded by the coding sequence ATGAACCCGCTGAGAAGATTTTCGCCGGCGACTTTCTTCATCGTGCTTGTTACCTATCTGTTCTACACGGGTTCGGCCACAGAATACGACATCGTGACGGGTTCGATAGTCGCGCTTATCGTTTCCTTCATAGTGGGGCACTGGATAGTCAAGGATGAGCTTAAATTCTTCTCCCCCAGGAGGTGGGCCTACGCGGTGTTCTTTGCCCTCCGCTACTTCCTGATTGAAGAGACAAAAACCCACATAGATGTTGCGAAGAGGGTTTTCACGCTCAAGGCGAACCCGGGAATAGTCAGAATCCCGTTGGAGGTGGAAAACGACTACGGGAAGGTCCTGGTGGCGAACTCGATAACGAACACGCCGGGAACGGTCGTTGTTGACATAAGCGACGACGGGAAATGGCTCTACGTCCACTGGATTGACGTTTCAACACTCGACGAGAAGGAAGTGAAAGAGAACGTAGTTGCCTACTTCGAGGACTACGCGAGGAAAATCTTTGACTGA
- a CDS encoding proton-conducting transporter membrane subunit, which yields MSLYVLELALGLLFTASLLGLAVGKRAYYVTLASSIALFASAIDGLNGLSGVIIPFLPTSVMVDSLSALFLLVVAFLTFALSPYLLSYEVKGDERFLAMATNMALLSAVLFLVTDNIERLTLAYELFAVFTAVMVLTSETRGSRKATWRYLVLTQVFGIIPLLIITGITYGAVGSLHHLTFEGLRENLENLAVSPGFLLALFLLASLVRSGAFPFHVWVPRVYRSLPSPFVPVFLIGESLGVYLLLRVSHFVLSSGKSFGYTVAFLGTVTAFATLYSFREIRLKRKFAYHSVMDVGIAYFALGSSLVLQGTFLGTIALLGALLHVLYQMLYKSSLFFGLGAIEHYGEDPNICSMRKLLRGHVIALLMTLSVFSMAGIPPLSAFVSKWLIYTASMGSVDVLLWLMVVTIAFLGVFPLASIIQVRRINRLICKREVEREEVPVLIRTVTGIVAFVSFLVAVFPFILLPWLIKAIEILGYPLPKSPVHLFFGVFSSFVALAVLITSAYLGWKIGKMPTERISELLLIFYNMGNILRFTSDYLLSLGKRFYINQVLPIIKVVPRHELPLIKDYDDALDYPVRHLDEAMFMPLIKAFQKLAEWGRSRNLDMNALIGGFAIAMAVLIVLLGVFA from the coding sequence ATGAGCCTCTACGTCCTCGAGCTGGCCCTTGGACTGCTCTTCACGGCCTCACTCCTGGGTCTGGCCGTCGGTAAGAGGGCCTATTACGTAACGCTGGCCTCTTCCATCGCGCTCTTTGCGAGTGCCATAGATGGCTTAAATGGGCTCTCTGGAGTGATAATACCCTTCCTCCCCACGAGTGTTATGGTGGATTCTCTATCAGCTCTCTTTCTCCTCGTTGTTGCGTTCCTAACATTTGCTCTTTCCCCGTACCTCCTCTCCTACGAGGTCAAGGGCGACGAAAGGTTCCTGGCCATGGCAACCAACATGGCGCTCCTCTCCGCGGTCCTTTTCCTCGTAACGGATAACATTGAAAGGCTAACACTCGCCTATGAGCTCTTTGCAGTCTTTACGGCGGTTATGGTTCTAACCTCCGAAACGAGGGGCTCCAGAAAGGCCACGTGGCGCTATCTGGTACTTACCCAGGTCTTCGGGATAATCCCCCTACTCATCATTACTGGAATAACATACGGGGCCGTTGGCAGTCTGCACCACCTTACCTTTGAGGGCTTGAGAGAGAACCTTGAAAACCTCGCCGTAAGCCCGGGCTTCCTCCTTGCGCTCTTCCTCCTCGCTTCCCTCGTCAGGAGCGGGGCATTTCCGTTCCACGTCTGGGTTCCGAGGGTCTATCGCTCCCTTCCAAGTCCTTTTGTCCCGGTCTTCCTGATTGGGGAGTCTCTGGGAGTTTACCTCCTCCTCAGGGTTTCCCACTTCGTCCTCTCATCTGGGAAGTCCTTTGGCTACACCGTTGCGTTTCTTGGCACGGTTACGGCCTTCGCGACGCTCTATTCCTTCAGGGAGATAAGGCTAAAGCGCAAGTTCGCCTACCACAGCGTTATGGACGTTGGAATAGCCTATTTTGCCCTTGGGAGTTCACTGGTTCTCCAAGGGACGTTCCTCGGGACGATAGCGCTTCTGGGTGCTCTGCTTCACGTCCTTTATCAGATGCTCTATAAAAGCTCCCTCTTCTTCGGCCTTGGAGCCATAGAGCACTACGGCGAAGATCCAAACATATGCTCAATGCGAAAGCTCCTGAGAGGTCATGTGATAGCCCTCCTGATGACCCTCTCCGTGTTTTCAATGGCGGGTATACCTCCGCTCTCTGCCTTCGTCAGCAAGTGGCTGATTTACACTGCCTCTATGGGTAGCGTTGATGTCCTCCTGTGGCTCATGGTTGTTACAATAGCCTTTCTCGGAGTATTCCCTCTCGCCTCCATAATCCAGGTGAGGAGGATAAACAGGCTCATATGCAAGAGGGAAGTTGAGAGAGAAGAAGTTCCCGTTCTAATACGAACTGTTACTGGTATAGTGGCCTTTGTGAGCTTTCTCGTTGCAGTGTTCCCCTTCATACTCCTGCCCTGGCTCATTAAGGCCATAGAAATCCTTGGATACCCGTTGCCAAAGAGCCCGGTGCACCTGTTCTTCGGCGTTTTCTCGTCCTTTGTGGCCCTCGCTGTGTTAATCACATCTGCCTACCTCGGGTGGAAGATTGGAAAGATGCCAACCGAACGCATAAGCGAGTTGCTCCTCATATTCTACAACATGGGTAACATACTCCGCTTCACATCGGATTATCTCCTTTCCCTCGGCAAGAGGTTTTACATCAATCAAGTTTTACCCATAATAAAAGTCGTCCCGAGGCACGAACTTCCACTCATTAAGGACTACGACGATGCCCTCGATTACCCGGTCAGGCACCTCGACGAGGCAATGTTCATGCCCCTAATCAAAGCCTTTCAAAAGCTTGCGGAATGGGGCAGGAGCAGAAACCTCGACATGAACGCCCTCATAGGTGGGTTCGCCATAGCGATGGCCGTCCTTATAGTCCTCCTGGGGGTGTTTGCATGA
- a CDS encoding proton-conducting transporter membrane subunit, with protein MQVGMVPVIPLGFAFFLPFVAFLTGRRRGVVITYSLLALTVTFLAGIWLFREAYSSREPLVYAFGNWIAPIGIVFEVDKFSAILVLTATFGFLLAGIYSAKFIRTHGLEFYYTFLLGLEAGTLGAFMTGDAFNTFVMLEVIGASAYAIVGFYRNRSEAIEGAFKYGISGAVATSLYFLALGFIYASFGTLNMADLSAKFHGISFPVTTKLFGDPTLALAIFLALTLSMAIVKSAIFPGHYWLPSAYSGAPIPVGAILSSFVEVVGIYLLARYTYTLFHGLPFWRTLSLVFLVLGTATAFLGSIMMLVQKNVKRLIAYSTILHMGYLFMTLGVGTGLALMAIDFHIVNHAIAKTLLFFTVGAFVYRRKSVDIEGLAGVGREMPITTFLFALATLSLVGVPPLNVFFSKMLIFNALLQISPLVASVVIITSAIAAWAYFQLFITLWRGKPVEGHHHEHREVERREIWTFVAVNAILGVLVVVFGLFAPVIIDRFFHPASLQAMDYTGYIDAVRRLAETVLH; from the coding sequence ATGCAGGTCGGAATGGTTCCCGTGATTCCGCTCGGATTTGCCTTCTTCCTGCCCTTTGTGGCATTCCTCACCGGCAGGAGAAGGGGCGTTGTGATAACTTACTCCCTGCTGGCGCTTACTGTCACGTTCCTTGCTGGAATCTGGCTCTTCCGCGAGGCCTACTCAAGCAGAGAGCCACTAGTTTACGCCTTCGGAAACTGGATAGCCCCTATAGGAATAGTCTTTGAGGTGGACAAGTTCTCCGCCATCCTGGTCCTGACGGCGACTTTCGGCTTCCTGCTGGCGGGAATTTACTCGGCGAAGTTCATAAGGACTCATGGCCTCGAATTCTACTACACCTTCCTTCTCGGCCTCGAAGCAGGAACCCTCGGTGCCTTCATGACTGGAGACGCCTTCAACACCTTCGTCATGCTTGAAGTCATAGGCGCGAGCGCCTACGCGATAGTCGGCTTCTACCGCAACAGGAGCGAAGCAATCGAAGGTGCGTTCAAGTACGGCATCAGTGGTGCGGTAGCGACGAGCCTCTACTTCTTGGCTCTCGGCTTCATCTACGCCTCCTTCGGGACCCTCAACATGGCCGACCTGAGCGCGAAGTTCCACGGGATTTCCTTCCCGGTAACTACGAAACTCTTCGGCGACCCAACCCTCGCCCTGGCGATATTCCTTGCGCTAACCCTCTCGATGGCAATAGTCAAGAGCGCGATTTTCCCCGGCCACTACTGGCTCCCAAGTGCCTATTCAGGAGCCCCGATTCCCGTTGGTGCGATACTGAGTAGCTTCGTCGAGGTTGTGGGGATATACCTCCTGGCCAGATACACCTACACGCTCTTCCACGGTCTTCCCTTCTGGAGAACCCTCTCGCTGGTCTTTCTCGTCCTCGGAACGGCGACGGCCTTTCTAGGCTCGATTATGATGCTCGTCCAGAAGAACGTCAAGAGGCTCATCGCTTATTCCACGATACTCCACATGGGCTACCTCTTCATGACACTCGGGGTTGGAACAGGACTGGCCCTCATGGCGATAGACTTCCACATCGTCAACCATGCGATAGCCAAAACGCTCCTGTTCTTCACAGTCGGGGCGTTCGTCTACCGCAGAAAGTCCGTTGATATAGAGGGGCTCGCTGGGGTCGGAAGGGAGATGCCGATAACGACGTTTCTCTTTGCACTGGCGACGCTGAGCCTCGTCGGTGTTCCGCCACTCAACGTATTCTTCAGCAAGATGCTAATCTTCAACGCCCTCCTGCAGATCAGCCCGCTCGTGGCTTCCGTTGTGATAATAACGAGTGCCATAGCGGCGTGGGCCTACTTCCAGCTTTTCATAACCCTCTGGCGCGGAAAGCCCGTTGAGGGACACCACCACGAGCACAGAGAAGTCGAGAGGAGGGAAATCTGGACCTTCGTGGCTGTAAACGCAATTCTCGGAGTCCTCGTTGTGGTCTTCGGCCTCTTCGCTCCGGTGATAATAGACAGGTTCTTCCATCCGGCATCGCTTCAGGCGATGGACTACACCGGATACATCGATGCGGTCAGGAGACTCGCGGAAACGGTGCTCCATTAG